In Bacteroidota bacterium, a single window of DNA contains:
- the argC gene encoding N-acetyl-gamma-glutamyl-phosphate reductase encodes MIKTGIIGGAGYTAGELCRILVNHPEAVIDFVYSTSNAGNKLSDVHEDLIGDTELIFSSEINKDVDVVFLCLGHGNSSAFLEANEFSADTKIVDLSNDFRLNADMVFQGKEFIYGLPETNRELIKKANYIANPGCFATAIQLAILPLASKQLLKDDLHVNYVTGSTGAGVKPMATTHFSWRNNNFSTYKEFTHQHLGEIGESIVELQAGFDKEINFLPSRGDFARGIFGTMYTKFEGTVEEAYEIYENFYKDSENVVVSKNKIHMKQVVGTNKGLVHLAKYGDKLLVTSTIDNLSKGASGQAVQNMNLMFGFDELAGLRLSAQYF; translated from the coding sequence ATGATAAAAACAGGTATAATAGGCGGAGCCGGATATACAGCCGGAGAACTTTGTAGAATATTAGTGAACCACCCTGAGGCGGTGATTGATTTCGTTTATTCAACTTCGAATGCCGGGAATAAACTTTCCGATGTTCACGAAGATTTGATAGGAGATACAGAATTAATATTCTCAAGTGAAATTAATAAAGATGTAGATGTAGTTTTCTTATGTCTCGGACACGGAAATTCAAGTGCATTTTTAGAGGCTAACGAGTTTTCTGCAGATACTAAAATAGTAGATTTAAGTAACGATTTTCGTTTGAATGCCGATATGGTATTTCAGGGGAAAGAGTTCATCTACGGTTTGCCTGAAACAAATCGTGAACTTATAAAAAAAGCAAATTATATAGCTAATCCGGGATGTTTTGCAACAGCAATCCAGCTTGCTATTCTTCCGCTTGCATCAAAGCAATTGCTTAAAGACGATTTGCATGTAAATTATGTTACAGGATCTACTGGAGCAGGAGTAAAGCCAATGGCAACAACTCACTTCTCGTGGCGTAACAATAATTTTTCTACATATAAAGAGTTTACTCACCAACATCTTGGCGAAATAGGAGAAAGCATTGTGGAATTACAAGCCGGTTTCGATAAGGAAATTAACTTCCTGCCAAGTCGTGGTGACTTTGCAAGAGGTATTTTTGGAACAATGTACACTAAGTTTGAAGGCACGGTTGAAGAAGCTTACGAGATATACGAAAATTTCTATAAAGACTCAGAAAACGTAGTTGTTTCCAAGAATAAAATCCACATGAAACAGGTGGTAGGGACAAACAAAGGTTTGGTACATCTGGCAAAATACGGCGACAAGCTATTGGTAACATCAACAATCGATAACCTGTCGAAAGGAGCATCGGGGCAAGCAGTTCAGAATATGAACCTAATGTTTGGTTTCGATGAATTAGCCGGATTGAGATTGAGTGCGCAGTATTTTTAG
- the argG gene encoding argininosuccinate synthase, with product MKKVVLAYSGGLDTTYCLKYLGIEKGYEIHTVLVNTGGFSKEELEVVTAKAQEMGSVEHVNLDITQEYYDKAIKFMVYGNVLKNNTYPLSVSAERVFQSIAIIEYAKEVGADAVAHGSTGAGNDQIRFDMIFQTLAPGIEIITPIRDMKLTREEEISYLKEKGVDLAWEKAQYSINKGIWGTSVGGAETLTSHKALPDSAYPSQLTKTEPDTISIEFEKGQITGVNGETFSSLDAILKVEELTSAYAIGRDIHVGDTIIGIKGRVGFEAAAAITIIKAHQALEKHTLSKWQQYHKAQLGDFYGMLLHEGQYLDPIMRDIEAFLESSQKSVTGSVELTLMPYTFQINGIKSSFDLMSNEFGDYGEVNKLWNSEEAKGFIKILSTSNKIYHSVNKK from the coding sequence ATGAAAAAGGTAGTATTAGCATATAGCGGAGGTTTAGATACAACATATTGTTTAAAGTATCTCGGAATAGAAAAAGGTTATGAAATTCATACGGTTTTAGTAAATACAGGAGGATTTTCGAAAGAAGAATTAGAGGTAGTTACTGCTAAAGCCCAAGAAATGGGTTCTGTAGAGCATGTGAATTTAGATATAACACAAGAGTATTATGATAAGGCCATTAAATTTATGGTTTATGGTAATGTTCTTAAAAATAACACTTATCCATTATCTGTATCTGCTGAGAGAGTATTTCAGTCTATTGCAATTATTGAATATGCTAAAGAAGTTGGAGCCGATGCTGTAGCTCACGGAAGTACGGGCGCAGGAAATGATCAGATTAGGTTCGATATGATTTTCCAAACTCTGGCACCGGGTATTGAAATTATCACTCCTATTCGGGATATGAAGCTAACTCGAGAAGAGGAAATTAGTTATTTAAAAGAAAAAGGAGTTGATCTGGCATGGGAAAAAGCACAATATTCTATCAATAAAGGTATTTGGGGAACATCTGTAGGCGGTGCTGAAACACTTACTTCGCATAAGGCTTTACCGGATTCTGCTTACCCCAGTCAGCTTACCAAAACGGAGCCGGACACAATTTCAATTGAATTTGAAAAAGGTCAGATTACAGGTGTAAATGGTGAAACTTTTTCTTCGTTAGATGCAATTTTGAAGGTTGAAGAGCTTACGTCAGCGTATGCAATAGGTAGAGATATACACGTTGGAGATACAATTATTGGTATAAAGGGTAGAGTAGGTTTTGAAGCTGCTGCAGCAATTACGATTATAAAAGCCCATCAGGCACTAGAAAAACATACTTTATCTAAGTGGCAACAATACCACAAAGCTCAATTGGGAGATTTTTACGGAATGTTGCTTCACGAAGGACAATATCTTGATCCTATAATGAGAGATATTGAAGCATTCCTCGAAAGTTCTCAAAAATCAGTTACAGGAAGCGTAGAGCTAACGTTAATGCCATATACATTCCAGATAAACGGAATAAAGTCTTCATTTGATTTGATGAGTAACGAATTTGGCGATTACGGAGAAGTAAACAAATTGTGGAATTCAGAAGAAGCTAAAGGATTTATTAAGATTCTTTCTACTTCGAATAAGATATATCACTCGGTTAATAAAAAATAG
- a CDS encoding GNAT family N-acetyltransferase: MNIDVFVSDASHVKYVNEILDTIETSANARGTGIAKRSFEYVEAKIKEEKAVIAIAEDGRFAGFSYIEIFQGGKFLVNSGLIVHPDFRNLGLAKKIKAKIFNYSMELYPKAKIFGITTSLPVLKINTELGYKPVTFSELPQDDSFWKGCKTCVNYDVLKRTNHKMCLCTGLLYDPERKDDEEKFNFEEKSKVLARLKRIKQSLFLTAKKIKKSKKYLFLTFSK, translated from the coding sequence ATGAATATAGACGTATTTGTCAGTGATGCTTCGCATGTTAAGTATGTAAATGAAATACTTGATACTATTGAGACTTCTGCAAATGCCAGGGGAACAGGTATTGCAAAACGTTCATTTGAATATGTTGAGGCAAAGATAAAAGAGGAAAAGGCTGTTATAGCTATTGCTGAAGACGGAAGGTTTGCCGGATTCTCATATATAGAGATATTTCAGGGAGGAAAGTTTCTGGTAAATTCAGGACTTATTGTTCACCCGGATTTTAGAAATTTAGGATTGGCAAAAAAAATCAAGGCTAAAATTTTTAATTATTCTATGGAGTTGTATCCAAAAGCAAAGATTTTTGGAATAACGACAAGCTTACCTGTTTTAAAAATCAATACTGAATTAGGTTATAAACCTGTTACTTTTTCTGAACTACCTCAGGATGATTCCTTTTGGAAAGGATGTAAAACTTGTGTGAATTATGATGTTCTAAAAAGGACAAATCACAAAATGTGTCTTTGTACCGGATTATTATACGATCCTGAACGCAAAGATGATGAGGAAAAGTTCAATTTTGAGGAAAAATCAAAGGTTTTAGCTAGACTTAAAAGAATAAAACAATCGTTGTTTTTAACAGCAAAGAAAATTAAGAAATCAAAGAAATATTTGTTCTTAACATTTAGTAAGTAA
- a CDS encoding SLC13 family permease: protein MLTRKNIFVIIGIITFLLISIFADLKPGEPAITYTLAIAVLMAIWWASEAVPIGVTALLPVILFPLFGIMDGKDVSAAYINHIIFLFIGGFLMAIAMEKHNLHRRIALKILLLTGTGFAKVLFGFMLATAFLSMWMSNTATAMMMVPVAISIISKSGEYLEKNDAVKYSTGLLFGIAYGASIGGIATLLGTPPNLSFTRIFSIIFPEAPEISFTQWFVFALPISMVMFFIAWVLLYFMYRPKNEVSGSDEIIEKQYSKLKIMSYDEKAILFMFITLALLWIFRAGVKFDSFNIPGWVELFNKPKYINDGTVAIVVAFILYLIPSKNPNYTRLLETGDIAKLPWHIVLLFGGGFALAQGFVESGLAIWFGEQLQFIGQLPPLLIIALTALLMSFLTELTSNTATTEMILPILAGIAVKIQVNPLVLMLPATLAASLAFMLPVATPPNAVVFGTNKLKVIDMVRTGVWLNFIGVAIVTTGVYFFAIYVFDIDITEMPEWAVIND from the coding sequence ATGCTAACCCGCAAAAACATCTTCGTAATAATTGGAATCATAACCTTTTTGTTGATTTCAATATTTGCGGATTTAAAACCCGGAGAGCCTGCAATTACCTATACCTTGGCTATTGCTGTATTAATGGCAATTTGGTGGGCCAGTGAGGCTGTTCCGATTGGTGTAACAGCTCTTTTGCCGGTGATACTTTTTCCATTGTTTGGAATAATGGATGGTAAAGATGTTTCCGCTGCTTATATTAATCATATTATATTCCTGTTTATCGGTGGTTTTTTGATGGCAATAGCTATGGAGAAACATAACTTACACCGACGTATTGCCTTAAAAATTTTACTTTTAACAGGAACCGGTTTTGCAAAAGTACTCTTTGGATTTATGCTGGCTACAGCGTTTTTGTCTATGTGGATGTCGAATACAGCTACCGCAATGATGATGGTACCTGTAGCAATATCGATAATTTCTAAATCCGGTGAGTATCTCGAAAAAAATGATGCAGTTAAATACTCTACAGGGCTTTTGTTTGGAATTGCCTATGGTGCTTCCATAGGTGGAATAGCTACATTACTGGGAACTCCGCCAAACCTGTCTTTTACCAGAATCTTTTCTATAATATTTCCTGAAGCCCCTGAAATTTCATTTACCCAATGGTTTGTATTTGCATTACCTATTAGTATGGTAATGTTTTTTATAGCCTGGGTGTTACTGTATTTTATGTATCGCCCGAAAAATGAAGTAAGTGGTAGTGATGAAATTATAGAAAAGCAGTATAGTAAGCTCAAAATAATGAGTTATGACGAGAAAGCTATCCTGTTTATGTTTATTACACTGGCTCTTCTATGGATTTTCAGGGCCGGAGTTAAATTCGATTCCTTTAATATTCCCGGTTGGGTAGAGTTGTTCAATAAACCGAAATATATAAATGACGGTACCGTAGCGATAGTAGTAGCATTTATTTTATATCTGATACCATCGAAGAACCCTAATTACACACGATTACTTGAAACAGGTGACATAGCTAAGCTGCCATGGCATATAGTTTTGTTGTTTGGTGGGGGTTTTGCTCTGGCACAGGGTTTCGTAGAATCTGGATTGGCGATTTGGTTTGGTGAACAACTTCAGTTTATAGGGCAGTTACCTCCATTATTGATAATAGCTTTAACGGCCTTATTGATGTCTTTTTTAACCGAATTGACGTCAAACACAGCCACTACTGAGATGATATTACCAATTTTGGCAGGGATAGCTGTGAAGATTCAGGTAAATCCATTGGTTTTAATGTTGCCCGCAACATTAGCAGCATCACTGGCATTTATGCTGCCGGTTGCTACACCTCCAAATGCTGTGGTTTTTGGAACAAATAAATTGAAGGTGATAGATATGGTGAGAACCGGAGTTTGGTTGAATTTTATCGGTGTGGCAATAGTGACTACCGGAGTTTACTTTTTTGCTATTTATGTTTTCGATATCGATATTACCGAGATGCCGGAATGGGCAGTAATAAACGATTAA